The genomic DNA TTGGTTGTAGTTTTAGTCGCTCAACACAGCACACAGCACTCAGACATTCCACTGCTGAAGGTAAGGGTTCAGGAAAAAAGAACAGGACATGTATCGTATACAAGCTTAATTTTGAAAACCACACATACACACTATCTTTATCCATTTAATTTCTCAAAAAGACCGCCATACCATCGAGCATTGCAGTACCGGTTTTAGAATGAAGCAGAGGAGTATAAGAAGtaagaaagaaagaaaacaACCACAGCGGCAGAAGATTCTACACCCTAGCCTCTATCCTCGGCCAGCAGCACATTTCATGCTTGCAATCGTGATTTTAGAAAAGTGCCGCCATGCAGGTGACATATCTGGTATTTTTCTAGAAAACAAAACTTTTCAGTGAACAAGTCCGGGGGAGAAGCGGACCAGAGACATCAGCTTGTCTCGAAAATTATTTAGCTCATCAGATGTCTCCATGACTTTTTTCAATCTAAGCAAAAAGGGAGAGGGTAGAAACCTCTAGAAGAGCACGCAGAGTTTTCAGAGAGAACCATACTTCGATTTTTTGTCTATTTTTTTCTATTTTTGGGGAAATGTTTTATTAAGAGTAAAAGAATAGAAGGGAagataagaaagagggaAAGGGGGGGTTTATATACACACCCTCGCGCCAAGGTTCCATGCATTTTCTGTGGAGCCATTTGTGTGTGGACTCCGCGCCATTCTCATAGTGAAATGTGAGAGAGTATTTTGGTATAGCCATGATTGTTTCTGAAATGCGTTTTTATTTGAAATAAGGGGAGAAGATGTAAATATCACGTTGACCCCCGCGGCCTCCACATATCGAGTCTTGGTACCAAACTTTTAATCCGCCGCATGTGCGAAGTCTGAGCTCGTTTTAGTGAATCAGCAAAAGTCCCAAAGAACACACCATGTTTCAATTGTCTGTCATATTAGGTACGcgggggggggggggtttGGCAAACTTTAGAATGTGAAAAATAGAATACAAGGAAGAGGAGAGAAGAGGAATAGAGAACTTGAAGGAAGATTTTATACCCCAGTGCAAGTACCAGCACCACACTCGCATATATGGTATTGCTGTTGCAGTTTTAAACTCCACCCCTGGAGACTCAGGTACAGGAACCTAGCCCAGCTCCAAGCCATCCAGCTTGACATTGGGTATTTTAGAAAACATCATCTCCTTTAGTCCTTCTTTTTAATCCCAAAAAGTCCACAGACCCCTCCCTAAAAGAGGCAAGCCTCAGAGAAAGCAGAACATAGCTTCATCTCCAGCCATTTTCGACCCCAACATTATACCATATGTTTCTATTATTTTAACACCCCAGAACACTTCTCAGGACATCAACGCTTCTTCTATCTATTTTTATAAGAACAAGGTAAGAAACTAGGAAAGGTAGTTCCACACACGCATCGATCGAATGGCTCAGTTTTTCTTCTAAGGAAAGCCGGGCAGGCAGGCACAGAGAACATGAGGGACTTGATCTTAGTTTCTGAAAAAGCGGAAAAAGCTTTATATGATAGATGAAGTAAGAGAGAAGGAGAAACAGAAGAGAGGAGAGGTATTTATACACATAGGCTGGGAGATGTGCACGTGCGATAGCCGCAGCTAGTCACGTGATATCTCGCACAGCTATACTCACATCGCGATTTTGAAACTCGAGTGTATCATCTCCAAATCGCTAAAAAATCATTGTAATGTTTTGTAATCAAGGTTATCTCGTATCATAGGGAAGTCACGTACCACTACCTCAATACCTCGCCCGCTAGAAAAGTCCGTCTAAACCCGTGCACAAAGCCGCATCAGCCCACTCAATTCAGACTTTTGTACACACATACGCCGCCGAACCCTCCTAACCATCGCTCCTCGCACAATCAAACATCCCTCCACTTCCTCGCAGACACCCTCTCCCCTCCACTCATCCTCTGCCCCTGCCCCATATGCCTATACTCCCTGCCAAGCCCACCCCTGTCGCTGCCTTGATCGATCATCCTAACTGTCTTTCTTTCTTCAACAAAGGTAGCAGGCTTGCCGTGTTCATCGATGCCCCTCCAGCTGCGTACTTCGGTAATTTCTTCAGAATGCTCACTGTCAGAGTCTGTGTGGTCTTCTTCCTCTTTTAGGTGGAGAGGTGGCGGTGTGAGGGATCGCATACGTTCCATGGCTCGGGGGCGGGAGATGTGACGGTAAAGAGGCCTTGGTGTACGATTTGGTGACGGAAGAGGGCGAGGTGTGCGTCGGGGTGGCGGTGGGGAGGTGTGACGAACGTGGACTTGTTCAAATCGCCTCGGGGGTGGAGACACGGAGATGCGACGCTGACGATCGATTCGAATTTCATCTTCATACTCCCTTCGCGGTGATCGTGATGTGTCCCGGATGTGCATTCTCTCAAAGTCCTGGGCTAGTGGAACAGACACAGCTCCATCCACAACTCGATGTCGAGAGTACTCTCGGTAGTGCTCATGATTACTGCCGCTTCCCACTCGATCGTCTGCGTAGCGCGGCCTACCCCTTGGGTCATGCACTTGCTCGCCTTCCGTCCTTCTACCTCCAAAGCGCACTTGCGGCCCTCCGGTTTCCACATGCATGCTTTGCTGGCTATCGCGCAGGCTGTCCCTTCGCCGATACGATGTCTCATGATCTATACTAGCCGACTTCAGTATACTGCGACTAGGCGACTGCAGGCGGTGACGCGGCATGGGTTCGGTATTGTCAGAAGACTCATCCGATGCCCTGGGAAGTGCACGTGGATCTGGAATGACTGGCCGGTATCCCCGAGGGTGTGACCTAAGACGAGCTTCCGCCTCGTCGCTTCGACGTTCTTCGCGGTAACTAACACGAGCTGGAGATACGCTGTGAACCCTCCGTACACGTTCTTCCGACTCACTCTGATACACGACACTTGTACGTCTGGCTTGAGGCGGAGGAGACGGACTGAGCTCGATGATCCGAGAGCTCTCGCGACGCGGTGGGCTTCTCTCGACCTTCCTGAACGAGTGAGTACGGACAATGTCTGGTGGAGGCCATACCTCGTCCGATCTCGTGGCACGACGGGGAAGTGGCTCAGGTGGTGCCGGAAACACTTCGTCTGATTTTGTGGATCTTGTGCGCACGATATCTGGTGGGGGCCAGACTTCGCCAGCATACCTTGCAGAGGGCCGTGGACTCAAAGAAGACGTTTGGATCACCTTCTCAGTCCTGAACTCCTGCTCTGGTTGCTGCAGCACCCCCAAACCCATACGTCCATGACTGGACTCTCGCCTCACAACGCGCGGACGGCTAGGTGAGTACCGCATAACGTAGATCTCTTCTCTGCTCCGCCGCCTACCCCTGCGCTCGCTGCGGTCAATGTCGACATGAGGAGGCACGCTAGGCCAGTCACAAGGCTCGTCCGCCGAACATTTCCGGATACGTGTGTACTTGCTACTCGAACGGTATGAGCCCTTAAGCTTCTTCTTACAGCGTCGACAAAAAGATAGTATCAACGGCTTCCCTGGTACTACGGGATTGTTCCGATGGTAGCCCGCAGATCGCATTTGGCCACAATGACTGCAGGTGTGACAGAGCATAACTGGCACAGCTAATTCTTCAAGCTGTGGCTGTGGAGCGTGAGCGTTTTGCGGTTGTCCATACTGTTCATAGTGGTACTGCTCGCTTGTCTGCCTTGACCTTGACTTTACAACCTCTTGGTGGGTGTTGTGCGATGACGGAACAAGAGCGCTCGTATGAGTACTACGCTGCCTCTCCATGGCCGCGTTAGGACCTCCGTATTGCCAGCCAGCGTTGTGTCCTTGTGGGGGCGGAAATTGCGCGTTGTAGCCACCTGGTACTTGGCCGTATCCTGGGTAGCCTCCTTGTGGTGGCACCTGTTGTTGACCTTGCTGCTGTGTCTGTGGCTCACCGAGCGGCGGCGGACGCTGTTGAATGCCGTTTGCACCGTACGCGCCTTGACCGTACCCAGCCTGATTGTATCCGCCCTGATAGCCCGAGAACGAAGCAACAGAAGATCCCGCGGCTGGAGGAGGTGTCGGCGCCGCAGGAGGAATCCCGAGTCCTGGAAATTGCTATGATATATGTAAGCTGCGATAAACACTGCAACTGCTGCATCAAATGTGAAGCCGAAAGGCGAAAGGTAAGCGGTACTTATGTACTTCTGCATTTCATCGTTAGCGATGTGAATGTTTCAGACCCCGATTGCGCACTCACACATTATAGAGATGCTGATTGCCTGGCTGGGCGAAAGAGCCCGGGTACTGAGGTATTGGCTGGCCCTGGCTTTGACTTTGCGCGCCGTTGCCTCCAGTGCGGCTCATGTACGCCTGAAAGGCCCTTGATTGCTCTTCATTTGCCATTGCCATTGTGGAGGTTGTGGTAGTAGGTGCGAGCGTGCGACTTGAGGCCCAAGGAAAGGTCGGGGGGCAGTCCTAGTCGTGGAAGCCACGGCGGCCCTAGGAACAGAAAGCGCAACGAGGTGCGAAGAGAGGGAGCAATGGACGGAAATATCGGGTCAAGAGAGCGAAATGCAGAGGAGTTCGGCGCATGAGCATTGATTTTGCGGTCTAAGGAAACGCAAAGTGAAAGACGATACGATACCTACCACTACGTCCCCACCATACTCGACCAATCCGAATAGTCTCTCACCGCATCTCACCGCGCATCCTACAATAGGAATCACATGTTTTTATTGTTCCCTTAACGGCCGCCCGCGAACTACGCCCAATACGGCTTAATTTTAATACAGATGCTAGAACTCTCCATCAAGATTATTGCAAACTCAGGGTATCTACTCCACTCTTAGCACCCTGGGACCCTTCCTCTTAGTGGAGCGCTTCTTCTTGTGACCCTTGTCAAACGACACAGCGCTTTGGTGGTCGCGACCAAAGTTGTCAAGATCCTTGACCTTGTAGATCCTAATGATCCAGTTCTCGCTAGTAAAGGCCTCCTCGATGGTGCTGAGCTCAGGACCTTGGGCAGGGAGGCGCGAATTACGGACACGGTCTTGCGCTTGTCCGGCGGGGAACAATGCATTGTAGTTGTAGTACGACATTTTGTACCTATAAATTCGTTAGCATGTGCGAAAACTCGCTTTACACCAAATCACTTACATCAAGCTGTTCTTCATGGTCGGGGTGGCCTCGTCATCGACGCGGTACTCGCCACGGGAAGTAAAGAAGCTGCGCTCCTGAACCTCGTCAGGCCAGATACCCTCGGCAATCCTGACCATCCAGAGGAACTTGTTGATATCGTCTCCAGAGTAGCCGAGAAGACCACCAAAGACGACGAGGACGTAATCGACTTCGTGCTGGCGCATGATCGGGTAGCTGACTTCCTCCCTGGAGCTCATTGCCTTACCAACAGTAGCGATATGCGTGTTGTTCCAGGTGTTGTTGTCGACAAGAGTTGGGCGGTCGGCCATACCACCAATCTGGTAACCGTAATCCCACCAAGACATGATCTTGGCGTCCTGGGGCGTGTTCTGTCTGAGCCAGTAGTATGCCTCACGGTAGTCATCAATGATGTGCTGGCTGCCATCGGGAAGCCTGGATGCAAGCACAACCGAGGGCGAAGAGTAAGCGTTGGAGGTGACCCAAGTGCAGTGAAGAACAAAAAGGATGAGGTAGATGGCAGAAGCACCGGCGACGGTAACCTTGGAGGCGTACGAGTAGATACCAACAAGTGGGTTGCGCATCGACCGGAGACCATCAGGGATTACTGCCGCAGCAGCAACTGAAGCAGCATCGGCACTTCCATTCTCAGTCGCAGGCTTGGGCGACTTGATCTCCAGATATGTATCCAAGATCTGTGAGAAGGCAATCGCAGACGCAACGCAGACGATGGGAGTCAGAGTGAGCATGAGACGGACCATGACACCAGCGAAGTAACTGGCAAGCACAGCGTAGATGACAATGAAGACCTGCTCGTCGGTCAAAGTGCGGAAGCACAGGTAGACACCCGCAGGAAAGAGCCAGATCATCATGTTGAGATCGAAAAAGAACGCAGGCCATGCGGTAGGCTGATGTTCAGAGACGGACGCGATGATGGGAATGTGAATCTTGGCGTATCCAGTGTCCCAGAGCGAGTAGAAACGACCAGTCCAGGGCGCAATGACACCAGTTATAGTGAGAAGCACAAGTCCTCCGAAACCGATGACGAACACACTGAGGACCAGAGCGCGGAGGAGAGTCTGAAACTGTTTGCCAGGGAGCTGTGCACGGACCCAGTCGACAAATGCGACGAGCTGGAGAAGACCGAAGACACCAAGTGCGGACATGTGCTCGCTACTGCGGATAGGCAGGAAACCAACGAAGGGAATCTGCATACTCGCAAGCGTGCCAAGCGCATACCACGAAGTGTAGCTGACATACAACCTGGGGCTGTAGCGTCCCATGCAAATCAAGACGAAAGCGTGCAGAGGCAACAAGTTCGTAATGAAGACGTATCCACCCCATGCTGACACCATGTATCCGTAGAACAGCGCAGCCATTGCGCCCCAAAACATGGATCCAAGCTTAACCGCCTTGATCCAGAGGAAAAAGGTAAAGACAAGCAGGAAGATGGCAATGGCCTCGTTATCGTAACTTCCCGCCACCGATCGCGAGATGTAACCGGGCGTGATACCCATGAAGGCTGCGGCGAGCAGACCAGCCGAAGGCGAGGTGACCATCTCATTGGTAAGGAGGTATGTCGCAAATGCAGTCAGGCCGGAGAATGCCGGGGCGAGGAGGACACAAATATTACGGATATCGACTGGGAGGGCGAGAGCGCGGAGGAGATGGTAGATGACACCGCTGGTGACCATTAATCCGGGGTAGAGAGTACCACCAGTAACTCGTCCGAGAGGATGCCATGTTCCTGTACAGCCATATCAGTCAATTGCGTGCCCTAATGTCTCTACATAGAATATGACATGTGCGGCTGAGGGACATACGGTCATCGAACCAGTCCCAGAAACTGTAAAAGCCATTCTGTACGAGGTATTTCGTTGCTCGGAAGTTGAACCATGGATCGACTACAAACTCATGTCAGTCAATTGCTCTTTCATGACTGGATTGGTGTACTAACACTCGTGGATAATACTCTCGAACCGAATTACAGAGAACAGGCGGCTGCTCACTGCAGCACCCGCAATGAGGCACAGGATAATAACTCGGAGTAGGCCACGGGTGTTGCGGCCAGTCGCCTGCTTGAGGAACTGCCCGTCATCTGCGGCGACAGCCATGTTTGCAGGGAATTGGGGTAAAAGTAGGAAATGGTGTTGCTCAGGCCGCGTCAACAGCTATAGTTCATGAGCACACGTTTCCAACTCCGCGCCTCGGCATTTGGTTTCGCCGACACGCTGTATCCCTGCAACGTCATCACCCCTTCTTGTCTTTCTGTCATCGACACGATTCATTTCAAACATCACTTTTCACTAGAACTCATGGAAGAAACCTAAGGGCGGTGCTTTGGCTAGTATAATGTGCGCATGTACGTCGCACGATATGTAGGGTAGTTTGATCCAACCACCACAAACATATCTTCCCGACCATCTACATTTCACTGATAGAGATACATGTTGCTTGTCTGTTCAACACTGCATTCATTGCATACCGGGTGATCGCAGTTGAGGCATTGAACATCCATATTGCCACAGGGATTTTTGCACTTGCACTACGATCGTTAGTACTAGCGGTATAATCCTGGTGTGGGTATCTTACACAATAGTGAATTCTGGGGGCCCTTTGCGTGCGCTTGGCGGGTCGTGAAGAGATTGCAGTATCTCCCGGGGCGGAACGTTTTCGACTATTGATCTGGATGGTCTCCGGTAGTAATGATGGATCAACAAATGTTGGTATCGAGCTCTCAGGCACAACTtctggtggtggtggagtcATCGGTACATCGTCGTCCACCTCGCCGATAGCATCCATTTCACTGCTCTTTTCTCTAtcgtcctcgtcgtcgtAGAAGTACCGGTCCATCTCTTTGGACAGCTCCTTCTTGGATTTGTTCTCCTCTGCACAGATCCATTCATCAATACTCTGGTGTTGCTTCTCGAAATGATTCGCAATGTGATCGAACCGCTCATCCCATGCAGCGTTGCGCTTAGCCTTGAGCTCAACAACCATCCGGCAGAAGCCACACCAGAACGAGCCTTGGCAGTTTTTGCCGATCCTACTCTTCTTGACAAGCTCTTCAACGCCAACAGACGATACCTTGTGTTGTTGATCAAGGTGGTCTCTAAAAGCCGTTTCTCTGTGTAGATGCACACAGCAAATATCGCCAGATGGTAGTATCTGCGCACAGCGGAATGCTTCGAGCTGAAAGTGTTGGCTGTTCTCATGACGCTTCCAATCCGACTTTGCGCCGAAGCGCTTATGGCACTTGGGGTATGTGCAACCAAATGGTTTTTTGTGCCGCTTCATGTGTTTGCGAAGATCGCAGTCGCGAAGCGCACGAAAATCGCATTCTTCATATTCACAGAACTTCGGGTTGGACATGAACCCTCTGTTTGATCGACGTTGTACTGTATTGACTGAACCGGGACTGCTTTTAATGAGCCTCGAGATGAACTGTGTCGCTTTCAGGGCATCGCTCTTAGAAAGGATGGCACCATTCCCATCAGCCTGGCCCGGTTCTGCTTGTCCTGGAGGCTGTTCATCCCACTTCGGTGAATCGGTTGCTTTGTGAAGTATGTTTAGGATGAAGCGTTCAAGATCTACAGGATTAGAGGGGGAAGATATAGCCTCAGAAAACTTGGATAGTGCTGATCTTTGTTGCTCAGCCTTGGTCTGTGGTGCATTAGACAACGGAGTTTCCGCTTTGGACGTAGCTGGCGAAAGCATATCTTGGCAACTCTCCATATTCGTGGCTATTGGTATTGGTAGATGACCTTGTGACGGTTGCATATTTGACCCTGCAGCGCGATGCTGAGAATGCGGCGATCCTGGGCGTAATTCTGTATAGCCATTGTTGGTTGCAAAAGCGGGTCTGCTGAAGTCTCGACTAGTGGGACATTTGGTGCTTGCAAGATCTTGGCTCTGGTCAAAGATAGGCCAGGGTCTATCCTCTTGCTCAGTCAAGTCTAGCATGGGCATAGAGTCGATGGAAGGGCTGGCCGAGAAAGACTTCTCCATCCCAGTGACGGCAAAGCTAGTATCCATGGGCGCTACTGTAGCCTCCTCACTCATGGAAGGCATGGCTTCTTTTGGATAGCATGTTGACCTGATGATATCAGCTCGCGCTCCGAATCCAAGCATACATAATTACCTGGTGATCAAATCCATTGTGTTTTCTTTCGGGTGCATTCGCTCGACATGTTGCTTGAAGTTGTCCAGACGCGGCCATACCTTTTCTTTATTCCGGCAGTCATCAGCAGCACATCGATAAGACTTCTTGTTGATATTCTGCCGATGAACTGTTGACTTGTGTCTATCAAGGTCGTTTGTCGTGGCAAAGCCATCCGTTCTCTTGCAGCCAGATACGTCACATTTGTAAGGCTTCGTGTGCTTGAGCTCATGCTTGCTGTGGTGGCGTATCAGCATTGGTCTGTGCTATTGGTATTGATGTTGCCAACGCACTTGTACTCCGAATTGCACTTGAGTATCTCTGGACAATATGGACACTTTATGTTCTTAGATCTGCTACTGCGGATACTGATGCGAGATCCCTGGTCCGAAGGTAACCGTAATCTTCCAGAGGTCTCAGATCCAACGTTCATGCTAACAAGCTGCTCGATGAAGGGTGCCGCTAACTCAGATTTCGGACGCCCGGTTTGATTACTAAGAACAGATTGGGTTATATGAGAAGAATAGCCCTCATCAGAACGCTGGACTTGACTGTCAACATCAGACGCTGGCCGACGATGATCTCGATAACTTATGTTAGACTGATGAGATGGAAACCGCGCCTTGTTTGTGTTAGAGCCTCGACGGTTCAAGGTGTTCCATGATTCATCGTTCATCAGGTCATAGCCGTAAGGTGACAGCAGAGAAGTGTCGCTCCCCACGCCAAATTTGGGGCCATTTTCCATGGGCGATACGTTTCCTTGAAGATATTCCACATGATTGGATAATGCTGAATTTGTTGCGGCCCTTGGGTTGGCAACAGAACCGACCCTACTCCGTGCATGATGCCTTCGATCTTGCAGGTTTTGTGCCTGTGGTAATGGCAGCCAGTGCTGCGTTTGTTGTACAGCATTCATAGGCAGTTGTGGCGCTTGGTTCTGATATGGATACTGATCGATAGTAATGAAGGGCTGCTGATAGCCCCGACTTAGGTTGTGTTGCGACATGTTCGCTACCGCGGGTCAGCATGTTCCAGAGCGCAAGGCATCAGCGTGCCTACAAACATTACCGCCAATTGCCTTGTAAAATACTGAGTCATCTCTCGATGAATATGAGGGCAAGTGTGAAATATCCGCCTGTAAAACACATGGAGAAATCAACATACCTCTGTTCCGATGTTCGGACTGTTACACTAGCGTCAGGCCTGCTAAAGGCACATAAGAGTGCAAACCGTCCCAGCAGAAGAGAAGGCGCTCAGGCATGCATTAGTATAAATCCCGTTGCAGCACACCGCCTCAGCTGACGACCTATATGATGCAATAATCACTTGGTGCCTGTAAGTCCTTCGTTTGGTCCCACGCGCACGGGCTCGTCGGTGTGAGGATAGACGAAGGCTTAGAGAACACTGTGCCATTACCTCATCGCTTGGCCTCGCTCATGGTGGGACACATTTGGACAAATCTCAGATGGTTGAGGCTATATTAAAAAAAAAGAAGGGGTATGACCAGGACGCAGCTTGACTGCTGTGGCCATGGCAGTACCATCTGCCCAACGTGGCACGATGATGATGCAGGTTCGTATGCGGGCGGCCTCCGGACTGACACTTTAAACCAGGCAACCGTTGCCCTTTTCGCCCTTCTCCTGCCTTTTGCAGCATGATCCGTGCCAAGCTTGCGCTACTTGCCTTCTAGACGAGTTGCAGACGGAGGACCTCGTCGCAGGAGGCTGTGCTGCGTGGTCCTCCAGCTGCACAGCCAATCATTTGGCTAGAAATCATGGTGCTTCACCGGCGGCGCGAACTTGCGTGCCGTGCTGATGCATGGGACCAAGGCACGGATAATGGATAAGATCTGCTAGGTTGGTTGCGATGTCTAGAGATGGAGGACTATTTTCCAAGGTTGCTGCACATGTGGCCAGTGCATCACACAATTGAGTAGTCGCGTTTGTCATCGAGATCGGGCGCATCCACATCGCAAATCAGGAACACATAAATTCGCTAGTATTTGGTCACACAGCAGATGAGAGAACCACTATTATGCAATTGATGCGATTGTTGTGCTAATGTCTATAACATGATGCAAGACCATGGCGCTAGTGAATGCTATAAAGCAGCCAGCCGGTAAGCGAAAGTCGGCCTCTCCAAGGCGTCTAAACCAGATGCGCCTCGTAAACATGAAATCATCTGCCCATGCGCAAGTGGATATCGTACGAAAGAATTACCAAAAGAAAACCAAATTGTATACCATAACCACCTAGTACGCCCTTGATGCAATTCGAACCAACGAACAATTCCACCCATCGTCACCCCTCTCTATTGCTGGTTCTGGTATTGGTAGTTGTGCTGTGCCGTTAGATATGACATGGCCGGGTACGTGCTGCCCTGATATTGCATCCCGTTGTTATTATCGTAGGACATCTCAGCAGTCAAAGCCTGGGTATCAGGTGTATAATAGGAAGGAAAAGGCGCAGTCGTCGTGTCAATCGGGGAGTCTGTGTACAGTGACTGCTGTTGTTGAACAGTACTGATTGGTGTCATTCCATACTGCTCAAGTCCGTTTTGCATGTTGCCATTCTGGTATGGCTGACGACGCACCGTCAACCCGTTTGCGTAACCGATCTGTGGCTTCGGAGGGGCTTGAAGTCCTGGATATGTTTGATTGGAATAGGAAGCCGTGTTGTTCGCAACGTAGTTGGCATACCCACTGGTCTGTACCATTTGTGGTGGCGGATACGTTTGCATGGTAGCCGATACACCTTGCGGCTTCAGGTCCTCCGAGAACAGGCTTTTGGGGTCAATACCAGGTGCATAGGCTGCCTTGGGGTTGTATCGCGACGGGTTATCAACTGATGAGCGGCTGGGCGTAATAGAAAGTTTGCGGCTCTCGGGTAGCTCTACAACGGGGCTTATGATGCTATCCGCGTTGAGATGCTTCTGGTCTACAAGCGGAAGAATGGGCATGCTGATCTGTTCCATATGCTTCGCTAGGTGGACAGTCAACTTCTTCCAGCTGTTGCAGATATTCCCACAGAATCGGCACGGCTCATCCTTTGGTTGCTTTGCCGTATCGCGGCGACATTGCTCGACAATAGTCCAGATATCGTCTGTGTATGCATTAGTGGTTGCTGATGACGGATTATCACGCTTTGTACCTTGATCGCCGGTCGCTGAAGCCTCCTTGTTTCCCCCTCTACCAGTACGTTGGCGTGGTTCGGCAATCTTGTGCTCTCGAACCAGATGCTGTACAAAATTGTCCTTTCGGTAGCATGTGTGGCTGCAATCGGCAATATGGCATGTCCAGTTTTCCAATTGACGATGTCGCTCATTCTCGTGTCGAACCCAATCAGCTTTACGCTTGAATGACTTGGGCTCGCCGCAATTAGGAAAGGTACAGGTGAAGGGCTGGACATCCTCATGCACGTGTTTAGTCCAGTCAGACGGTTTGTAGAATTTCTTGACTTTGAAGCACAGCGGACACTCAAACTCAGCCGGAAGTCGTTTGACTGGGGGTAACGGCACTCCTGTCGGGAACGCAGCCGGGGCAACATTACCCTCTAGAAGAGGCTCGCCATCTTCCTCCGGAGATCCAGGACCAGACACTTGGAAACCGATGAAAGGGGCATCGGCGTCCTTTGCTCCGGCTCGGGGAGGAAGCGATTTTGCCTCGCCACCAAGATCCGTGCAAAATCCACCAGATGCACACGCTTTATTCTGCACGGCGCTAAGGTGCTTGACTTTAAACTCCAAGAGCCTTTTGTACCTGCGCATCTGTTCCTGGGTGATGCGTTCAACCATGAAGTCAGCCAGGCGTGGATTGAGCTGTCGAGCATGAGTCCGGAACCCATCATAGGTCGGAATGATTGGATCAGTGCGAACTGAGAGATCCATAGATACGGGGTCCTGatcgtcatcctcgtcatctCCAGCTGGACTTGGCTGTGCAGAGGGCTTGGTAGCTTCAGTGTCGGCA from Pyrenophora tritici-repentis strain M4 chromosome 8, whole genome shotgun sequence includes the following:
- a CDS encoding oligosaccharyl transferase stt3 subunit yields the protein MAVAADDGQFLKQATGRNTRGLLRVIILCLIAGAAVSSRLFSVIRFESIIHEFDPWFNFRATKYLVQNGFYSFWDWFDDRTWHPLGRVTGGTLYPGLMVTSGVIYHLLRALALPVDIRNICVLLAPAFSGLTAFATYLLTNEMVTSPSAGLLAAAFMGITPGYISRSVAGSYDNEAIAIFLLVFTFFLWIKAVKLGSMFWGAMAALFYGYMVSAWGGYVFITNLLPLHAFVLICMGRYSPRLYVSYTSWYALGTLASMQIPFVGFLPIRSSEHMSALGVFGLLQLVAFVDWVRAQLPGKQFQTLLRALVLSVFVIGFGGLVLLTITGVIAPWTGRFYSLWDTGYAKIHIPIIASVSEHQPTAWPAFFFDLNMMIWLFPAGVYLCFRTLTDEQVFIVIYAVLASYFAGVMVRLMLTLTPIVCVASAIAFSQILDTYLEIKSPKPATENGSADAASVAAAAVIPDGLRSMRNPLVGIYSYASKVTVAGASAIYLILFVLHCTWVTSNAYSSPSVVLASRLPDGSQHIIDDYREAYYWLRQNTPQDAKIMSWWDYGYQIGGMADRPTLVDNNTWNNTHIATVGKAMSSREEVSYPIMRQHEVDYVLVVFGGLLGYSGDDINKFLWMVRIAEGIWPDEVQERSFFTSRGEYRVDDEATPTMKNSLMYKMSYYNYNALFPAGQAQDRVRNSRLPAQGPELSTIEEAFTSENWIIRIYKVKDLDNFGRDHQSAVSFDKGHKKKRSTKRKGPRVLRVE
- a CDS encoding Med15 multi-domain protein, with translation MAMANEEQSRAFQAYMSRTGGNGAQSQSQGQPIPQYPGSFAQPGNQHLYNKYIRLGIPPAAPTPPPAAGSSVASFSGYQGGYNQAGYGQGAYGANGIQQRPPPLGEPQTQQQGQQQVPPQGGYPGYGQVPGGYNAQFPPPQGHNAGWQYGGPNAAMERQRSTHTSALVPSSHNTHQEVVKSRSRQTSEQYHYEQYGQPQNAHAPQPQLEELAVPVMLCHTCSHCGQMRSAGYHRNNPVVPGKPLILSFCRRCKKKLKGSYRSSSKYTRIRKCSADEPCDWPSVPPHVDIDRSERRGRRRSREEIYVMRYSPSRPRVVRRESSHGRMGLGVLQQPEQEFRTEKVIQTSSLSPRPSARYAGEVWPPPDIVRTRSTKSDEVFPAPPEPLPRRATRSDEVWPPPDIVRTHSFRKVERSPPRRESSRIIELSPSPPPQARRTSVVYQSESEERVRRVHSVSPARVSYREERRSDEAEARLRSHPRGYRPVIPDPRALPRASDESSDNTEPMPRHRLQSPSRSILKSASIDHETSYRRRDSLRDSQQSMHVETGGPQVRFGGRRTEGEQVHDPRGRPRYADDRVGSGSNHEHYREYSRHRVVDGAVSVPLAQDFERMHIRDTSRSPRREYEDEIRIDRQRRISVSPPPRRFEQVHVRHTSPPPPRRTPRPLPSPNRTPRPLYRHISRPRAMERMRSLTPPPLHLKEEEDHTDSDSEHSEEITEVRSWRGIDEHGKPATFVEERKTVRMIDQGSDRGGLGREYRHMGQGQRMSGGERVSARKWRDV